From Salinicoccus roseus, one genomic window encodes:
- a CDS encoding tetratricopeptide repeat protein, with protein sequence MQDQIYEVIDQLKKGEYPERKLDEVLGNISQLVDEMDLEALFILGDTLIASGLHKPAETIFSHLHSNTGHDDEVLAYLVDILITDGRLDEALSLVNEADKTPAVLMLKAEIFQQLNMSDVAVRSLLEAKALSDDPILDFALAEIYYEDGEFPDAIRHYEMLISNGFQEVNGVELNLRLAELHMNQLDLENAQMYFEAADDKYYSNDDYYRKALLEYQLQSYESAKNLLRQVIENEPYYVNAYILLMNVHETEHDLDAAIELIGDYIKEDDTEPLFFFHLGRLHFRNAEEEKALDSFDRAISLDQDYDDAYLMLFETLLKTGRTTEVGAYTSHLDTHALSGESLYLLAKIQQENENDADALSLYQEASKLIGESIEFYTDYYEYLTEIRHPSRKDVLDKLIIMEPDNVDWQFEKERFDDEHDQI encoded by the coding sequence ATGCAGGACCAGATATATGAAGTTATTGATCAACTGAAAAAAGGGGAGTACCCTGAAAGGAAACTCGATGAGGTGCTCGGCAACATCAGCCAGCTCGTTGATGAGATGGATCTTGAAGCACTCTTCATCCTCGGGGACACGCTGATCGCGTCAGGTCTCCACAAGCCTGCTGAGACGATCTTCTCGCATCTCCACAGTAATACCGGACATGACGACGAGGTGCTTGCCTACCTGGTGGATATACTGATTACAGATGGCCGCCTGGATGAAGCATTGAGCCTGGTGAATGAAGCCGACAAGACGCCGGCTGTCCTTATGCTGAAGGCGGAAATCTTCCAGCAGCTCAACATGAGCGATGTCGCTGTAAGGTCGCTGCTGGAAGCGAAGGCGCTGAGTGATGATCCGATACTGGATTTCGCCCTTGCAGAAATCTATTATGAGGATGGTGAATTCCCGGATGCCATCCGGCATTACGAAATGCTCATCAGCAATGGCTTCCAGGAAGTGAACGGTGTGGAACTGAATCTGCGCCTCGCCGAACTCCACATGAATCAGCTCGACCTTGAAAATGCACAGATGTACTTCGAGGCTGCAGACGATAAATACTATTCCAACGACGACTACTACAGGAAGGCGCTTCTCGAGTATCAACTGCAGTCTTACGAATCCGCCAAGAACCTCCTCAGACAGGTGATAGAGAATGAACCCTACTACGTCAATGCCTACATCCTGCTCATGAACGTCCACGAGACCGAACATGATCTTGATGCAGCCATAGAACTGATCGGGGACTACATCAAAGAAGACGACACGGAGCCTCTCTTCTTCTTCCACCTCGGCAGACTCCACTTCCGTAACGCGGAGGAGGAGAAGGCGCTTGATAGCTTCGACAGGGCGATTTCCCTGGATCAGGATTATGATGACGCCTACCTGATGCTTTTCGAGACGCTGCTGAAGACTGGACGCACTACGGAAGTCGGTGCATACACATCACACCTCGACACCCATGCGCTCTCCGGGGAAAGCCTCTATCTTCTGGCAAAGATCCAGCAGGAGAATGAAAATGATGCCGATGCGCTGTCCCTGTACCAGGAGGCATCGAAGCTGATCGGGGAATCCATCGAGTTCTATACGGACTACTATGAGTACTTGACGGAAATCCGGCATCCTTCAAGAAAGGATGTACTGGATAAACTCATCATTATGGAACCTGACAATGTGGATTGGCAGTTCGAGAAGGAGCGTTTTGATGATGAACATGACCAAATATAG